Part of the Oncorhynchus kisutch isolate 150728-3 linkage group LG2, Okis_V2, whole genome shotgun sequence genome, TTAcagatagggctgttgcggtgaccgtgtTACCGCGgaccggcagtcatgagtcatgaccacaGTAAATTTCCACGTGACCGTTGTCACagtaatctcctcttatgcactctggacatgcgttggtagtacccaactcgcTCACGACCATCAggtcgctaatggcctggtactcggCTCTCTATTTTCCCTCTAACCACTGATATTAATAGAAATGCAATCGAAAATGACATCAAAACAGTATCATGCTTtgaaaactcacctcactgtgatcgATCAATTTGAggaaagaagttcaacaacaggttggAACTGagccaattctgtcgaatcaaaagaatttgcaaaaaacaatccgatttcgacagaaatatggctgagacgcaaagagagttcaaggagaggggctacaagaatgatcagattaatattgccattgagaaaattcaaaacaaaacgagacatgacctttttcaaggtcagtctcgcaaaaagacgcattcttgcgttctaactacccgctattcaaaatgctctgaacaaattaagggaattgttcacaaacattggcacatcctaaaatccgatgatagtcttggtaatgtgttttcggaccttcccttggtcgtattctcgcggggcagaaatctcagagaccaattggtaaactctgatttaccaccccaagatattcctgaacaacgtctatttgcgcccctactggatggaaattgtaaatgtaatggctgtgctcaatgcaatgtcacttataaatgtagatccttcaaacacccacaaacagggaaatcgatcccaataaaaggtgttactacgtgctccactaaggcagttatttatcttataacttgtccttgtggtaaaaattatgtaggtaaaacaaagcgcgaattaagagtacgtatctcagagcatcgtagcaccattaggtgtaaaaactttacttatccagttgcggcccacttcttggaggcaggccactcgatttcgtctctgcgttatattggcatcgaacatgtcaccctccctaggagagggggtgaccttgataatttattgttaaaacgagaggctgcctggatctttaatttaaagacccttgcgcccttcggtctcaacgtagactttgatctgaagccattcttgtgattattgtgactttgccattgtaattgtttgtaaaccTGTGTAGTCAGATTAATCTATCATCGTATGCTAttaatttgttgtttgtatgctgttctttgtatgacattttcatatttgattattaaccaatgatattaggccactcttgtccatgattacagacacctgtttatatagtgtcaaaagacacgagtcatcccgcagtgtttgtgattataccctgatgaagacagcttggctgtcgaaacgttggtaattacatttttgcatctgagctcctagagtgtgcggctctcttttattttcatgGAACTGAGTGGAAAACATTGGTCGTTGTGGATGTTTTTTCAAAGCTgaacacaacaaaatggacagcgctttctaaggtgatgattcattcaaaacgCCAATATTATTAGAGCTTACGCATAGGCCTATAGAAGAGCCCaagctaaaaaataaataactgaaTGATAAATAATTTGGCCTTTATATGTATATTACGCACAGCATAAAATATAAAGATTTAAGATGGCTTTTttacataattggtctagcctatactaaaaaaaaaatacaaatactagTAATCGCCTTTGAGTGTGCACTGTATAATGCATACATGATGGACTGGTTAACGTATGCTACGCTCCAAACTTTCTATCAATGAGTTTGGGAGAGAACGTATAGGCCTAGGCAATGCTATTGGTTCATTGGCTTACAGAGTTAGCCAAGAATTTAGTGAATTCAATTTTGAATAGCCTTGTAATAGGGcattaaataaaataacaatttagGCTGACATTActtttagctacagaatatctcaccactttGCGTTTCCTTtttctccttcattcctttctcaAGTATGCAGAGAGGGGGGCTTTCAACAGTTTAATTAAATATGTTTAGTTGTGAACCTATTACTATCGATGTTCCTAAACAGATTTCACTTAAGTTTCCCAAATGAAGCACTGGGTAgttgcaggaacagggttggagagctcccttggggtggcagggtagcctagctcctcaaacagtggttgatgcgtGGAGTGAAATGTGTTCTTATAAGCCCAGACATTTCTATATGCAATCCTGTGAAAGCAGAGTTTTGATGGTTGCCACTAAAAAGAGGATCCCAGCTgcaactatatttatttctcagctgctcatATTAAGCACATGATTGGAAAAACGAGTGCAGACTTTTTTTGTGAGTTTCTCACATCATCAATAGGCTatagttgcatcatgcagcccatattTGTTTTGATTTATCTTTCataactaaagttgccaaataactcaaAAAAAGTCCTATAGACTAGATTtattcaaatgatcacttttatgcTCAACATAGCCTCTTCATTTGTGCACTCACTCCGGATGGGAAAAATGTCCTTTCTATAAAATAATGGCACTTATTAGCACattgtgtctgctaaatgaactagcttATGGAATGGTGCATAGCCAGATAGCATACAGTTGGCCAActcattctgttcttctgaaatacattttcttcatataatgtttatttatttattttaggcaggtttAATGcatttgtgatggtgtatataaaatggatttattagacttcaaaaaacaaaacaaaacgatCAATTGCCGTGTGACCAGCAGTCAATTTCATGACAGTCAtctgacaaaatttcatgaccgccacatcCCTATTTACAGAGCCACGTGCATACAATCGCAAGAGATCCTAAATGAATAATCACCAACAAAACACACCCATGTACTAGTGTTGAGCACTACTGACATGAATCCCACCTTTGCAGGTACGAGAGTGCGGAAGTGGCTCTGAACTGTGGGATGATGCTAAGGGAGTGCCTGCGTCATGAGCCCCTGGCGCGCAGCGTTCTTTTCTCTGAAGACTTCTACTGCTTCTTCCGCTATGTAGAGCTGTCAACCTTCGACATCGCCTCAGATGCTTTCGCTTCATTCAAGGTACACTGCTGCTTTTCTCACTTCTTTATGGCCTATGTGCTTACTATAACTAAGCCTTGTCCAAGCCAGAAAGGCTCCTGCCCTATGTCCAACCTCCTGTatcgtgaggcagcttgatgcacaagtacagtggggcaaaaaagtatttagtcagccaccaattgtgcaagttctcccacttaaaaagatgatagaggcctgtaattttcatcataggtacagttcaactatgacagacaaaatgagaaaaaaaatccagaaaatcacattgtaggatatttaatgaatttatttgcaaattatggtggaaaataagtatttggtcaataacaaaagtttatcaatactttgttatacaccctttgttggcaatgacagaggccaaacgttttctgtaaggcttcacaaggttttcacacactgttgctggtattttggcccattcctccatgcagatctcctctagagcagtgatgttttggggcttttGCTCgacaacacagactttcaactccctccaaagattttctatggggttgagatctggagactgactaggccactccaggaccttgaaatgcttcttacgaagccactccttcgttgcccgggcggtgtgtttgggatcattgtcatgctgaaagacccagccacgtttcatcttcaatgcccttgctgatggaaggaggttttcactcaaaatctcacgatacatggcaccattcattctttcctttacacggatcagtcgtcctggtccctttgcagaaaaacagccccaaagcatgatgtttccacccccatgcttcacagtaggtatggtgttctttggatgcaactcagcattctttgtcctccaaacacaacgagttgagtttttaccaaaaagttatattttggtttcatctgaccatatgacattctcccaatcttcttctggatcatccaaatgctctctagcaaacttcagccgtgcctggacatgtactggcttaagccgggggacacgtctggcactgcaggatttgagtccctggcggcgtagtgtgttactgatggtaggctttgttactttggtcccagctctctgcaggtcattcactaggtccccccgtgtggttccgggatttttgctcaccgttcttgtgataattctgaccccacggggtgagatcttgcgtggagccccagatcgagggagattatcagtggtcttgtatgtcttccatttcctaataattgctcccacagttgatttcttcaaaccaagctgcttacctattgcagattcagtcttcccagcctggtgcaggtctacaattttgtttctggtgtcctttaacAGATcattggtcttggccatagtggagtttggagtgtgactgtttgagattgtggacaggtttattttatactgataacaagttcaaacaggtgccattaatacaggtaatgagtggaggacagaggagcctcttaaagaagaagttacaggtctgtgagagccagaaatcttgcttatttgtaggtgaccaaatacttactttccaccatgatttgcaaataaattcataaaaaatcctacaatgtgattttctggattttgtctgtcatagttgaagtgtacctatgatgaaaattacaggcctctctcatctttttaaatgggagaactttcacaattggtggctgactaaatacttttttgccccactgtacatcctcTGGACAGGACGTTAAGCACTCGTGTCCTTAGTATGATCTGTTATTTCTTTATCTAATATCCTGTTCTTTTCTCTCAAATGTGTTGCTAGGATCTTCTCACGAGACATAAGATTATGTGCGCAGATTTTCTGGAGACCAATTATGACAGGGTGTTTACAGAATATGAGAAGCTACTGCATTCCGAGAATTATGTCACCAAACGGCAGTCCCTGAAGGTACTCTATATCACGTTTGATGCTTCATGGTATCACTTTGTCATAAAACACAACATTTTAAAGTTTTTACCTCCCACGTGACTCAATTATTTATTCTGTTACTGAAATATCTTACTAACTTATCCTAAAAGCAATGATGACCCTCCTTTATATTACTAACCAAACTGTTTTGTAGCTCCTGGGAGAGCTTCTTCTGGACAGACATAACTTCACTGTGATGACCAAGTACATCAGTCGTGCAGAGAACTTGAAGATGATGATGAACATGCTGCGAGACAACAGCCGCAACATCCAGTTTGAGGCCTTCCATGTCTTCAAGGTGTGTAGAAATCTTTTATTAAGGGATCGGCCAAGGCTGAGGGTACAGATTCTGGCCTCATTCTCTGCTTGTCCTACTTTCCACCGTTTTGGGTTACTTGACCTAAAATACATGTTATTCACATTTTCATCCCCTAATCTATCATTCTCAGTCTTTATAGAGGATGCATAAATATTAATGCTGTCTTAAAAGTTAGTTATAACTTCATACTGTTGTATTATTCTAAATAAATGATTCCATTAACATATACTAAGGTATACATTTACCAGTTAACCAACTAGAATAGATGTCAGGCTATGGCACTCACGCTGTAGCACTATTCAATTCAAAGACTCTCCGCTCTGGTCCTAGGTGTTTGTGGCCAACCCCAACAAGACTCAGCCTGTTCTGGACATTCTGCTGAAGAACCAGGCCAAGCTGGTGGACTTCCTGAGCCACTTCCAGACAGATCGCTCTGAGGACGAACAGTTCTGTGATGAGAAGAACTACCTGATCAAGCAGATCCGCGACCTGAAGAGGCCCCCGCCACCAGAGGAGGCGTGAGGGGACAGGCAGGGGGACGCCAGTTCAGAGGTAGAGGGTGAGAATGATGgtgagagcgagcgagggagtcATGCTTGACTAGAATCTATTACTCTTCCCTTCTCTTAACTTCAAACATAGGAAAAATATATTGTACAAACTCCCTCCTCATCCCTTTTTAAGTTTCTAATGCTCATGTGGGAACGGAGGTAATTTTTAAGGCACACACAACAAGAGTGACCCAAGAACAGTTATTTAAACCCAAGAACAGCGATTTCAACCAATTCGTATGAATCAATGCACTTTGTCAGATGTTATATTGGACCTTAAACACGCCATTATTCTCTTAAGCACAGTAGCACACCTGAGCAATTTCCTGGGAAATTAGGATACGTGGTCAACATAAAACGGAATAAACTCTTGACAAGAGGCAAAGTctcaccaaactttacaggaAATGTAAAATGGATTTGCAAGCTTTAGCGATTTCAACCAATTCGTATGAATCA contains:
- the LOC109865365 gene encoding calcium-binding protein 39, yielding MPFPFGKSQKSPAEIVKSLKENVAYLEKLDAAESKKCEKVAEEVSKNLSSLKEVLCGTGDKEPQTEAVAQLAQELYNTNLLIALIANLQRIDFEGKKDVVQLFSNIVRRQIGTRTPTVEYISSHPQILFMLLKGYESAEVALNCGMMLRECLRHEPLARSVLFSEDFYCFFRYVELSTFDIASDAFASFKDLLTRHKIMCADFLETNYDRVFTEYEKLLHSENYVTKRQSLKLLGELLLDRHNFTVMTKYISRAENLKMMMNMLRDNSRNIQFEAFHVFKVFVANPNKTQPVLDILLKNQAKLVDFLSHFQTDRSEDEQFCDEKNYLIKQIRDLKRPPPPEEA